The following proteins are encoded in a genomic region of Debaryomyces hansenii CBS767 chromosome G complete sequence:
- a CDS encoding DEHA2G08074p (similar to CA1659|IPF11054 Candida albicans IPF11054), giving the protein MTASNRRGSTHRNSVTQLNKVLPVPIQLEDETSSGHFNSTSHITDVLVGDYHVIQGEGGSSYVVWSIRIIVDDSVYSSMVIYKRYSDIQRFREALLEHYPNTEIPPLPPKDNFSFQRLSMSDYWLENRRKGLQWFMTNVMLNPKHQHSPVITHFILN; this is encoded by the coding sequence ATGACTGCATCAAACAGAAGGGGCAGTACGCATAGAAACTCAGTGACTCAACTAAATAAGGTATTGCCGGTTCCTATACaattagaagatgaaaCAAGCTCGGGGCATTTCAATTCCACATCTCATATAACGGACGTTTTGGTGGGAGACTATCATGTAATACAAGGGGAGGGAGGATCATCGTACGTGGTATGGTCGATACGGATTATAGTGGATGATTCTGTTTATTCATCGATGGTGATATATAAAAGGTACAGTGATATTCAAAGATTCAGAGAAGCACTTCTCGAACATTATCCTAACACTGAGATCCCTCCATTACCTCCCAAAGATAACTTCAGCTTCCAAAGATTGCTGATGTCGGACTACTGGCTAGAGAATAGACGCAAGGGACTACAGTGGTTCATGACAAATGTAATGTTGAACCCGAAGCATCAGCATTCACCGGTGATAACTCACTTCATTTTGAACTAA
- a CDS encoding DEHA2G08052p (similar to CA1658|IPF19924 Candida albicans IPF19924), whose product MDPLKNKYTPLQRLVHQWKARRDIPFRKNFFIGYDLHGNTYWEFTVDGNMQRLRRKSEPYKHHLFKADYFGTIPPQWLQWLRRTRQKAPTLEELTNDQLRQHKMKILAQQADEKWHFEKARLEEEHKMKLAEELAKVEKENQEFQNKHKPEQQEDPWAKADAESKSDSSPIQAATINPTAKRADDQK is encoded by the coding sequence ATGGATCCTTTAAAAAACAAGTATACGCCTTTGCAAAGGTTGGTTCATCAATGGAAAGCTCGTCGAGATATTCCCTTTCGtaagaatttttttattgGTTACGATTTACATGGAAATACTTATTGGGAATTCACAGTTGATGGTAATATGCAAAGACTTCGAAGGAAATCAGAGCCTTACAAACATCATCTTTTCAAAGCAGATTATTTTGGTACTATACCACCTCAATGGTTGCAGTGGTTAAGAAGAACAAGACAAAAAGCACCAActttagaagaattaaccAATGATCAGCTTAGACAAcataaaatgaaaattttggcACAACAAGCAGATGAGAAATGGCACTTTGAAAAGGCAAGATTGGAAGAAGAGcataaaatgaaattggCCGAAGAGTTGGCAAAAGTAGAAAAGGAGAATCAAGAGtttcaaaataaacatAAACCTGAACAACAAGAGGACCCATGGGCAAAGGCAGACGCAGAATCTAAGTCTGATTCAAGCCCAATACAAGCAGCTACAATCAATCCTACGGCAAAACGTGCAGATGatcaaaaataa